One window from the genome of Pseudomonas fluorescens encodes:
- a CDS encoding alpha/beta fold hydrolase: protein MKKILSGLALATALAATGLANAADVKPTVILVHGAFADSSSWNGVVKILEKDGYPVIAAANPLRGVSSDAQSVASIVKSIKTPVVLVGHSYGGAVISEAAYGNQNVKGLVYVAAFTPETGETAAELSGRFPGGTLASALSTPVELADGGKDLYIQQDKFHDQFAADVPEAEARLMAAGQRPITVAALNEAATDPAWKTIPSWFVYGDKDKNIPPQAMAFMAERAHSKQTVVVKGASHVVMVSNPKVVANLIEKAAQ, encoded by the coding sequence ATGAAAAAGATTCTTTCTGGCCTGGCCCTCGCCACCGCTCTCGCAGCCACCGGTTTAGCAAACGCTGCTGACGTCAAACCCACGGTGATCTTGGTCCATGGTGCTTTCGCCGACTCGTCGAGCTGGAACGGCGTAGTCAAGATTCTGGAAAAAGACGGCTATCCGGTCATTGCGGCGGCGAACCCGCTGCGCGGCGTCAGCAGTGATGCACAATCGGTGGCAAGCATTGTCAAGAGCATCAAGACTCCGGTAGTACTGGTCGGCCACTCCTATGGCGGTGCGGTGATCAGCGAGGCGGCGTATGGCAATCAGAACGTGAAAGGCCTGGTGTATGTCGCGGCTTTCACTCCGGAAACTGGCGAGACTGCGGCAGAATTGTCTGGACGATTCCCGGGGGGCACCCTGGCCTCGGCCTTGTCGACCCCGGTCGAACTGGCCGATGGCGGCAAGGATCTCTACATCCAGCAGGATAAATTCCACGACCAGTTCGCAGCCGATGTGCCTGAGGCTGAAGCTCGCCTGATGGCGGCCGGCCAACGCCCCATCACCGTCGCCGCGCTGAACGAAGCCGCCACGGATCCTGCCTGGAAAACCATTCCGTCCTGGTTCGTATACGGCGACAAGGATAAGAACATTCCCCCTCAGGCCATGGCGTTCATGGCCGAGCGTGCACATTCCAAGCAGACCGTCGTGGTCAAAGGCGCCTCCCATGTCGTGATGGTTTCCAACCCGAAAGTGGTGGCAAACCTGATCGAAAAAGCTGCGCAATAA
- a CDS encoding MFS transporter, translated as MNNSTSHQGRLRSLRAAAVGNALEWFDWTLYATFSVYLARNLFDKTDPRSAMLATLAVFAAGFIARPLGGFFFGRLSDVLGRRAIMVITMMLLAASSLGIALIPNYQDIGLYASSALLVFRLIQGLAHGGETGVSYTYVAEIAPAKHRGLWSSSVYVGVTLGVMGATAVAAALTWLLGTQATGDYGWRIGFAIGGVLGIYALFLRRSAQESHVFEQQRQQAQPPRKLSKGEVLRMTRNIVMLAAAANVTYYAWVTFGAASAIAQGMDATGAYLASLLAQVICVCWLPVCGMLSDRVGRKPMVIAWGIGVVVLTYPISIIVTTEPYTLFLAQALALLAWASIAAIFPAVLSEQVPTQARAQSVGFVSSVSVAIFGGTAPYLHSYLVGAHLEYLYIGYLISLGLVTVAAGYFIEETAGIDLAEIQAPGAGSAAL; from the coding sequence ATGAATAATTCGACGTCCCATCAAGGACGCCTTAGATCCTTGCGCGCGGCCGCCGTGGGAAATGCCCTCGAGTGGTTCGACTGGACGCTCTATGCAACTTTCTCTGTTTACCTGGCCCGCAATCTGTTCGACAAGACCGATCCCCGCTCCGCGATGCTCGCCACTCTTGCAGTGTTCGCGGCTGGATTCATAGCCCGGCCTCTGGGCGGTTTTTTCTTTGGACGCCTCAGCGATGTCCTTGGACGCCGGGCCATCATGGTCATCACCATGATGCTGCTGGCGGCCAGTAGCCTGGGTATCGCCCTCATTCCGAACTATCAGGACATTGGCCTCTACGCTTCGTCGGCCCTGCTCGTCTTTAGACTCATACAAGGCCTTGCCCACGGGGGCGAAACGGGCGTTTCCTACACTTATGTCGCGGAGATTGCCCCTGCCAAGCACCGTGGTCTGTGGTCAAGTTCGGTGTACGTAGGCGTCACGTTGGGCGTCATGGGTGCGACGGCAGTCGCCGCCGCCCTGACCTGGCTACTGGGTACACAGGCCACGGGAGACTATGGCTGGCGTATCGGTTTCGCCATCGGCGGGGTACTGGGTATTTATGCGCTGTTCCTGCGCCGCAGCGCCCAGGAGTCGCATGTATTCGAGCAGCAACGACAGCAGGCTCAGCCACCCCGCAAGTTGTCCAAGGGCGAAGTCCTGCGGATGACTCGCAACATCGTGATGCTGGCTGCGGCCGCTAACGTGACCTATTACGCCTGGGTGACTTTTGGTGCTGCCTCGGCCATCGCCCAGGGCATGGATGCGACCGGCGCCTACCTCGCCAGCCTGCTCGCCCAAGTCATCTGCGTGTGCTGGTTGCCGGTTTGCGGAATGCTCTCTGATCGGGTGGGTCGCAAACCCATGGTGATCGCCTGGGGGATTGGAGTGGTCGTGCTGACCTACCCCATCTCCATCATCGTCACCACCGAACCTTACACCTTGTTTCTCGCACAAGCGCTGGCGCTGCTCGCCTGGGCTTCGATTGCAGCGATCTTTCCCGCCGTGCTTTCGGAACAAGTGCCGACCCAAGCGCGTGCACAAAGTGTCGGGTTTGTCTCATCGGTTTCGGTGGCCATTTTCGGCGGTACCGCGCCGTATCTGCACAGCTATCTGGTGGGCGCCCACCTTGAGTATCTGTACATCGGCTACCTGATAAGCCTAGGCCTGGTCACGGTCGCGGCAGGTTATTTCATCGAAGAAACCGCAGGGATCGATCTCGCTGAAATCCAGGCACCTGGCGCCGGCTCAGCGGCGCTCTAG
- a CDS encoding arylsulfatase — MPQRPNFLVILADDMGFSDLGAFGGEIATPHLDALALNGLRLTDFHTAPTCSPTRSMLLTGTDHHIAGIGTMAEALTPELIGKPGYEGYLNDKVVALPELLREAGYQTLMSGKWHLGLTAELAPHARGFERSFSLLPGAANHYGFEPTYDEHTPGLLKSTPALYIEDDTFVEQLPKDFYSSDAFGDKLLQYLKERDQARPFFAYLPFSAPHWPLQAPADIVEKYRGRYDAGPEALRLERLAKLKALGLIDADVEPHPLIELNTQWAALTEEQRQVSARAMEVYAAMVERMDWNIGRVVEYLRQQGQLDNTFIVFMSDNGAEGALLEAFPKFGPQLLTYLNQHYDNSLDNIGRANSYVWYGPSWAQVTTAPSRLFKAFTTEGGIRVPALVHYPQLSLKGRISHGFGTVMDITPTILDLAGVRHPGTQWRGKPVASLRGKSWLGFLSGETCEVHDEHTVTGWELFGRRAIRQGQWKAVYIPGPVGPATWQLYDLGQDPGEIHDLALSQPDKLATLIGHWQQYVDETGVVLSASPFQPD, encoded by the coding sequence ATGCCGCAACGTCCCAATTTTCTAGTGATCCTGGCCGATGACATGGGTTTCTCCGACCTGGGTGCGTTTGGTGGGGAAATTGCCACGCCGCACCTGGACGCCCTGGCGCTGAATGGCCTGCGTTTGACCGATTTCCACACCGCGCCCACCTGTTCGCCAACGCGCTCGATGCTGCTCACCGGCACCGACCACCATATCGCCGGCATCGGCACCATGGCCGAGGCCCTCACCCCCGAGCTGATCGGCAAGCCCGGCTACGAAGGCTATCTGAACGATAAGGTGGTGGCGCTGCCGGAGCTGCTGCGCGAAGCCGGTTACCAGACGCTGATGAGCGGCAAATGGCACCTGGGCCTGACCGCCGAACTGGCGCCTCACGCTCGTGGTTTCGAGCGTTCGTTCTCGTTGTTGCCAGGGGCGGCCAACCACTACGGTTTCGAACCGACCTATGACGAGCACACGCCGGGCCTGCTCAAATCCACGCCGGCGCTGTATATCGAGGACGATACCTTCGTCGAGCAACTGCCCAAGGACTTCTATTCCTCCGATGCCTTTGGCGACAAGCTATTGCAGTACCTCAAGGAGCGCGACCAGGCCCGGCCATTCTTTGCCTACCTGCCGTTTTCCGCACCGCATTGGCCGTTACAGGCACCCGCCGACATCGTTGAAAAATACCGTGGCCGCTACGACGCCGGCCCCGAAGCATTGCGCCTGGAGCGCCTGGCAAAACTCAAGGCCCTGGGGTTGATCGACGCCGATGTCGAGCCCCACCCGCTGATCGAATTGAACACCCAGTGGGCCGCCCTGACCGAAGAGCAGCGCCAGGTGTCGGCCCGTGCCATGGAAGTGTATGCGGCGATGGTCGAGCGCATGGATTGGAACATCGGTCGGGTGGTGGAGTACCTGCGCCAGCAAGGGCAATTGGACAATACGTTCATTGTGTTCATGTCCGACAACGGTGCCGAAGGTGCGCTGCTGGAGGCCTTCCCCAAGTTCGGGCCGCAGTTGCTGACCTACCTCAACCAGCATTACGACAACAGCCTGGACAACATCGGCCGCGCCAACTCCTACGTCTGGTACGGGCCGTCGTGGGCCCAAGTGACAACGGCGCCGTCGCGCTTGTTCAAGGCATTTACCACCGAGGGTGGGATTCGTGTGCCGGCGCTGGTGCATTACCCCCAGTTGTCGCTCAAGGGGCGCATCAGCCATGGGTTCGGCACAGTGATGGACATCACACCGACCATTCTGGACCTGGCCGGCGTACGCCATCCCGGCACACAGTGGCGCGGCAAGCCCGTGGCGTCATTGCGCGGCAAATCGTGGCTGGGCTTCCTGTCGGGCGAGACCTGCGAGGTGCACGACGAACACACGGTCACCGGCTGGGAGCTGTTTGGCCGCCGCGCGATTCGCCAGGGCCAGTGGAAAGCCGTGTACATCCCCGGTCCCGTGGGGCCGGCGACCTGGCAGCTGTATGATTTGGGCCAGGACCCGGGCGAAATCCATGACCTGGCGCTGAGTCAGCCGGACAAACTGGCCACTTTGATTGGCCATTGGCAGCAGTACGTCGACGAAACTGGCGTGGTGCTCAGCGCATCGCCGTTTCAGCCGGATTGA
- a CDS encoding EAL domain-containing protein, translating to MTKRPPFQSLGCAECRNHEALGFDFTMAFQPIFNVRTHAAFAYEALVRGINGESAGYILGLVNDSNRYRFDQACRVKAIEEAARLGLLDIPDCLLSINFLPNAVYRPETCIRATLEAARLTHFPPERLMFEVTEGEKVVDPEHLKSIFMEYERQGFITAVDDFGAGYSGLNLLAMFQPQVLKIDMALTRNIDRDSVKQAIVEGIILVARRLDILVIAEGVETREESSTLLGMGIELMQGYLYARPAVGHLPAGCFDDGVR from the coding sequence ATGACGAAACGCCCTCCATTCCAATCGCTCGGCTGCGCCGAATGCCGCAACCATGAGGCGTTGGGGTTTGATTTCACCATGGCCTTCCAGCCTATTTTCAACGTCCGGACACACGCTGCGTTTGCTTATGAGGCGTTGGTCAGAGGCATCAATGGCGAATCGGCTGGCTACATCCTGGGGCTCGTGAACGACAGCAACCGCTACCGATTCGACCAGGCTTGCCGGGTGAAGGCCATCGAAGAAGCCGCAAGGCTGGGGCTGCTGGACATTCCCGATTGCTTGCTGAGCATCAATTTCCTGCCCAACGCCGTATACCGGCCAGAGACGTGTATCCGGGCCACCCTGGAAGCGGCGCGCCTGACCCATTTCCCGCCAGAAAGGCTCATGTTCGAAGTGACCGAAGGCGAGAAGGTGGTAGACCCTGAGCACCTCAAATCGATTTTCATGGAGTACGAGCGCCAGGGTTTCATTACCGCCGTCGACGATTTTGGCGCGGGCTATTCGGGCCTTAACCTGCTGGCCATGTTCCAGCCGCAGGTGCTGAAGATTGACATGGCACTGACCCGAAACATTGATCGGGACTCGGTCAAACAAGCGATCGTCGAAGGCATCATCCTGGTCGCCAGGCGCTTGGATATCCTGGTCATCGCCGAAGGTGTCGAGACCCGTGAAGAAAGCTCGACGCTGCTAGGCATGGGTATCGAACTGATGCAGGGATATTTGTATGCAAGGCCCGCGGTCGGTCATCTGCCGGCTGGATGCTTCGATGACGGTGTGCGGTAA
- the treS gene encoding maltose alpha-D-glucosyltransferase, with product MTAAEKNHVDWLVEQSMLNAARKRAKLYSGQGRLWQQPYAHTRPRDASALASVWFTAYPASIVTRENGTVLEALGDETLWHALSRIGIQGIHNGPLKRSGGLSGAEHTPTIDGNFDRISFDIDPQLGTEAQLQALTRMAAAHNAVVIEDVIPSHTGKGADFRLAEMAYEDYPGLYHMVEIREEDWPLLPDIAEGRDAQNLTPQQVDVLRDKHYIVGQLQRVIFFEPGVKETDWSATPVVMGVDGKPRRWVYLHYFKEGQPSLNWLDPTFAAQQMIIGDALHAIDVSGAKILRLDANGFLGVERKLEGTAWSESHPLSITANQLLAGAIRKAGGFSFQELNLTVDDIAAMSHGGADLSYDFITRPAYQHALLMGDAEFLRLMLRQMHTLGIDPGSLIHALQNHDELTLELVHFWTLHAHDTYLYQGQTFPGSILREHIREQMYERLTGEHAPYNLKFVTNGVSCTTASIITAALGIRDLETITTADIQQIRQVHLLLVMYNAMQPGVFALSGWDLVGALPLSAEQVEHLMGDGDTRWIHRGAYDLVDLNPDAALSAGQMPRPKTLYGSLPSQLKDPDSFVSQLRKILAARRAYDIAASRQILIPDVEHPGLLIMVHELPAGKGTQITALNFGSTPITETLHLPNIAPGPVVDIINERVEGDLTPEGEFTITLDAFEGLALRVVSTSPMI from the coding sequence ATGACGGCAGCTGAGAAAAATCATGTCGACTGGCTGGTCGAACAATCGATGCTCAATGCTGCGAGGAAGCGCGCCAAGCTCTACTCGGGCCAGGGGCGATTGTGGCAGCAGCCCTATGCGCATACTCGGCCTCGCGACGCCTCGGCATTGGCTTCGGTGTGGTTCACCGCGTATCCGGCCTCCATCGTTACCCGCGAAAATGGCACTGTGCTTGAAGCGCTGGGGGATGAAACCTTATGGCATGCGCTGTCGAGAATCGGTATCCAGGGCATCCACAATGGCCCTTTGAAAAGGTCCGGTGGCCTTTCGGGCGCTGAACACACACCGACGATTGACGGCAATTTTGACCGCATCAGTTTCGACATCGACCCGCAGTTGGGCACCGAGGCGCAGCTGCAAGCGTTGACCCGAATGGCCGCCGCGCACAATGCGGTCGTCATCGAGGATGTCATCCCGTCTCATACCGGCAAAGGCGCGGATTTTCGTTTGGCCGAGATGGCGTATGAAGATTATCCGGGGCTTTACCACATGGTGGAAATCCGCGAGGAGGATTGGCCGCTGCTGCCCGACATTGCCGAGGGCCGTGATGCGCAGAACCTCACCCCTCAGCAGGTCGACGTTCTGCGGGACAAGCATTACATCGTCGGACAGTTGCAACGGGTGATCTTCTTCGAACCAGGCGTCAAGGAAACCGATTGGAGTGCGACACCGGTGGTGATGGGCGTTGACGGCAAGCCGCGTCGTTGGGTCTACCTGCATTACTTCAAGGAAGGGCAACCTTCGCTGAACTGGCTGGACCCGACCTTTGCCGCTCAACAGATGATCATCGGGGACGCACTGCATGCCATCGACGTCTCGGGGGCGAAAATCCTGCGACTGGACGCCAACGGCTTCCTTGGCGTAGAGCGCAAGCTCGAGGGTACCGCCTGGTCCGAAAGCCATCCGCTATCGATCACCGCAAACCAGTTGCTCGCTGGAGCGATTCGCAAGGCCGGCGGCTTCAGTTTCCAGGAGCTGAACCTGACCGTAGACGATATCGCCGCCATGTCCCACGGAGGGGCGGATCTCTCCTACGACTTCATCACCCGACCCGCCTACCAGCATGCCTTGCTGATGGGCGATGCCGAATTCCTGCGCTTGATGCTGCGCCAGATGCACACCCTCGGCATCGATCCGGGCTCGCTGATCCATGCGTTGCAGAATCATGATGAGTTGACCCTGGAGTTGGTGCATTTCTGGACCCTGCACGCCCACGATACTTACCTCTATCAGGGGCAGACCTTTCCCGGCAGCATCCTGCGCGAGCACATCCGCGAGCAGATGTACGAGCGCCTCACTGGCGAGCATGCGCCCTACAATCTGAAATTCGTCACCAACGGCGTGTCCTGCACCACCGCGAGCATCATCACGGCGGCGTTGGGGATTCGCGATCTCGAAACCATTACGACGGCAGATATCCAGCAGATTCGCCAGGTTCATCTGCTGTTGGTGATGTACAACGCGATGCAACCCGGCGTCTTCGCATTGTCTGGCTGGGACCTGGTCGGCGCGTTGCCGTTGTCGGCCGAACAGGTCGAGCATCTGATGGGCGACGGCGACACACGCTGGATTCATCGCGGTGCCTACGATCTGGTGGACCTCAACCCAGATGCGGCATTGTCGGCCGGCCAGATGCCGCGTCCGAAGACCCTGTACGGCAGCTTGCCAAGCCAGTTGAAAGACCCGGATTCGTTCGTCTCGCAGTTGCGCAAGATCCTCGCTGCGCGCCGTGCCTATGACATCGCCGCCAGTCGCCAGATACTGATTCCGGACGTCGAGCATCCGGGGCTGCTGATCATGGTTCACGAATTGCCGGCTGGCAAAGGTACGCAAATCACGGCGCTGAACTTCGGTTCGACGCCGATCACTGAAACCCTGCACCTGCCCAATATCGCACCGGGGCCGGTGGTCGACATCATCAATGAGCGGGTCGAAGGCGACCTTACGCCTGAGGGCGAATTCACCATTACGCTGGATGCGTTCGAGGGGTTGGCGTTGCGGGTGGTGAGTACCTCACCCATGATCTAG
- a CDS encoding ester cyclase encodes MTPNLADLYSDYIACLNAQDWENLGHFVHPDVVHNARPLGLQGYRNMLEADYRAIPDLRFAIEFLVIDPPELAARLAFNCTPVGEFLGLAVNGTPISFAENVFYAFEDGRIREVWSVIDKVAIEAQLRSA; translated from the coding sequence ATGACCCCGAACCTTGCCGATCTTTATAGCGACTACATCGCCTGCCTGAATGCACAGGACTGGGAAAACCTGGGCCATTTTGTGCACCCGGATGTGGTTCACAACGCCAGGCCATTAGGGTTGCAGGGCTATCGAAACATGCTGGAAGCGGATTATCGGGCTATCCCCGACTTGCGCTTCGCCATTGAATTCCTGGTGATCGACCCACCTGAGTTGGCGGCTCGCCTGGCCTTCAATTGCACGCCGGTTGGGGAGTTCCTGGGTCTTGCGGTGAATGGGACACCCATCTCCTTCGCCGAAAATGTCTTCTACGCATTCGAGGACGGCAGGATCCGCGAGGTCTGGTCGGTCATCGATAAGGTAGCGATCGAAGCTCAGCTCCGATCAGCGTAG
- a CDS encoding hydrolase, producing the protein MTSETIRNPHTDHLLSPENCALIIIDYQPIQVSSIRSMPRDELVFNITSVAKAAVNYNLPVIHSTVNVATGRNKPPIQALQDVLGHLPTYDRTSINSWEDTEFKQAVKGIGRRKLIMTALWTEACLTFPVLDAIQEGYEVYVPVDAVGGTSVAAHEAALRRIEQAGAKLISRVQMYCELQRDWARESTVPGFMGVFENFDGFNAEKAL; encoded by the coding sequence ATGACAAGCGAGACTATTCGCAACCCCCATACCGACCACCTCTTATCGCCTGAGAATTGCGCGCTGATCATCATCGATTATCAGCCGATCCAGGTCTCCTCGATTCGCTCGATGCCCCGTGACGAGCTCGTGTTCAACATCACGAGCGTTGCCAAGGCGGCCGTCAACTACAACCTTCCTGTCATTCATTCGACGGTCAACGTCGCGACCGGTCGCAACAAACCGCCGATCCAAGCGTTGCAGGACGTGCTCGGCCATCTGCCGACTTATGACCGCACCTCGATCAATAGCTGGGAGGACACTGAGTTCAAGCAGGCGGTCAAGGGCATCGGCCGTCGCAAGCTCATCATGACCGCGCTCTGGACCGAAGCCTGCCTGACGTTCCCAGTACTGGACGCGATCCAGGAAGGCTATGAGGTGTATGTGCCGGTCGATGCGGTCGGAGGCACGTCAGTCGCCGCGCACGAGGCCGCTCTTCGTCGAATCGAACAGGCGGGCGCGAAACTCATCAGCCGCGTGCAGATGTACTGCGAGCTCCAGCGCGACTGGGCACGGGAGTCGACTGTCCCGGGCTTTATGGGGGTCTTCGAAAACTTCGACGGTTTTAACGCCGAGAAGGCGCTCTAG
- a CDS encoding diguanylate cyclase, with amino-acid sequence MPHRTPRLLLAAATATLVMSVTAAVGPFTLFWTNETRNDRNLVEKQLDGIRTVQGLLVDAETGERGYALTGMETFLRPYYIATSQLPDAIKLLRENYRNDSSAEIAKVEDFIEKSALKLDHLDMVIKLRSTQGSAATVAEIATGNGKHLMDQVRDLGSELIQAEIEEVAVLDNQLNANLRWAVAVSIASFLLTLVLGRFIYVSMRQTIKRQAESTASALSSSTQLSKSLKNLERRNAEIGLLAEMARLLQTEMSQEETLQLVSTYCQKLLEGSSGTLYLYRNSADALQPAASWGHVEAQSDALIGPKDCWAIRRGHSHVVEHRHELRCAHYSEKSEFDDGDIHWCLPLIAYGETLGLLHIQHAGGTDDKEVSRQFAEAAAEQTALALANGRMRQVLQVQSIKDPLTGLYNRRFMEETLKRELSKATRDAVDLSVIMLDLDNFKKLNDIHGHSAGDAVLRSTASLIMKSIRATDVACRFGGEELIIILPDCSIEDALLRAESIRDSLESMSPTDGMQTFSVTASFGVASTTRSGTDQTLLLQAADAALYKAKREGKNRVAS; translated from the coding sequence ATGCCCCATCGCACACCCAGACTTCTCCTCGCAGCAGCTACTGCCACATTGGTCATGTCCGTCACGGCCGCAGTAGGTCCGTTTACCCTGTTCTGGACGAACGAAACGCGTAACGACCGCAACCTGGTAGAAAAGCAGCTGGACGGTATCCGCACGGTACAAGGTTTGCTCGTGGATGCGGAGACAGGCGAACGCGGGTATGCATTAACGGGGATGGAGACATTTCTTCGCCCTTATTACATCGCCACGTCGCAGCTTCCCGACGCGATCAAGCTGCTTCGTGAAAACTATCGAAACGATTCGTCCGCTGAAATTGCCAAGGTGGAGGACTTCATCGAGAAGTCCGCACTGAAGCTGGACCACCTGGACATGGTGATCAAGCTGCGCAGCACCCAAGGTTCCGCAGCGACGGTGGCCGAAATCGCTACAGGTAACGGCAAGCACCTCATGGACCAGGTCCGCGACCTGGGGAGCGAGCTGATTCAAGCAGAAATCGAGGAGGTGGCTGTTCTGGACAACCAGCTTAACGCCAACCTGCGTTGGGCCGTCGCCGTTTCCATTGCAAGCTTCCTGCTTACGCTTGTGCTGGGCCGTTTCATCTACGTGTCCATGCGCCAGACCATAAAACGCCAAGCCGAATCGACGGCTAGCGCGCTTTCTTCAAGCACCCAACTGAGCAAAAGCCTGAAAAACCTTGAGCGGCGCAATGCAGAAATAGGCTTGCTCGCAGAAATGGCTCGCCTGCTACAGACCGAGATGAGCCAAGAGGAAACGCTCCAGCTGGTCAGCACTTATTGCCAAAAGTTACTGGAGGGCAGTAGCGGAACACTGTACCTGTACCGCAATTCGGCTGATGCTTTGCAACCGGCCGCAAGCTGGGGCCACGTCGAGGCTCAATCAGATGCCCTTATCGGTCCCAAAGACTGTTGGGCCATACGTCGAGGCCATTCCCATGTGGTTGAACATCGCCATGAGCTGCGCTGCGCCCACTACTCAGAAAAATCAGAGTTCGACGATGGTGACATTCACTGGTGCCTGCCGCTGATAGCCTACGGAGAAACATTGGGACTCTTGCATATCCAGCATGCTGGCGGAACTGACGATAAGGAAGTCAGCCGCCAGTTTGCGGAAGCTGCCGCGGAGCAAACCGCGCTAGCACTGGCGAACGGCAGGATGCGCCAGGTCCTGCAAGTCCAGTCGATCAAAGACCCGCTGACGGGTCTGTACAACCGGCGCTTCATGGAGGAAACACTCAAGCGCGAACTCTCCAAAGCCACTCGAGACGCAGTGGACCTGAGCGTCATCATGCTCGACCTGGACAACTTCAAGAAACTGAACGACATCCATGGTCATTCTGCGGGTGACGCGGTGTTGCGAAGCACGGCATCCTTGATCATGAAGTCAATCAGAGCCACCGATGTCGCCTGCCGGTTTGGTGGAGAAGAGCTGATCATCATATTGCCGGATTGCTCCATTGAAGACGCTCTCCTGCGAGCCGAATCCATCCGGGACTCGCTGGAAAGCATGAGCCCTACGGATGGAATGCAGACGTTCAGCGTTACCGCATCCTTTGGCGTGGCCTCGACGACGCGTAGCGGGACCGATCAAACCTTATTGCTGCAAGCAGCGGACGCCGCGCTGTATAAGGCCAAGCGCGAGGGGAAAAACCGCGTAGCCTCGTAG
- a CDS encoding LysR family transcriptional regulator, with the protein MDIEELQTFVEVADAGGVSPAALRLGVSKSIVSRRLARLEAELGIQLLARTTRGAALTEAGATFRDYAARVCAEIEAARETILPTGALRGRLRVAAPLSFGPTHFAPMLAQMAHRHPELHIQTCYSDRFVDLIAEGFDCAIRVGYLPDSNLIARKIGPIYTKLVASPGYIKAHGAPETPDELMAHEALLQGTEAWQFMEGDKVITVRPQGRFKADNGIALVAAATAGLGIAYLPDCLTYEHVNSGALVPIMTRYPPPPAGVYVVRPPGQHPARKIRMLTELLIESFGQSPHFAGPARI; encoded by the coding sequence TTGGATATAGAAGAGCTGCAAACATTCGTGGAAGTGGCTGACGCAGGGGGCGTTTCGCCTGCGGCGCTCCGCCTTGGGGTATCCAAGTCGATCGTCAGCCGCAGGCTCGCCCGGCTTGAGGCGGAACTTGGCATCCAGTTGCTCGCACGAACCACCCGCGGGGCCGCCCTCACTGAAGCCGGGGCCACGTTCCGAGATTACGCGGCCAGGGTCTGCGCCGAAATCGAGGCAGCCAGAGAAACGATCCTGCCGACAGGCGCCCTTCGTGGTCGCTTACGCGTCGCGGCGCCGCTGTCTTTTGGCCCTACCCATTTCGCGCCCATGCTCGCGCAAATGGCACACCGTCACCCCGAGCTTCATATCCAGACCTGCTACAGCGATCGCTTCGTTGATCTCATTGCCGAGGGGTTCGATTGTGCAATACGCGTCGGGTACCTCCCCGACTCCAATTTGATCGCGAGGAAAATCGGCCCGATCTACACGAAGCTCGTCGCGAGCCCAGGCTACATAAAAGCCCATGGGGCACCAGAGACACCGGACGAGCTCATGGCCCATGAGGCTCTCCTGCAGGGTACCGAGGCGTGGCAATTCATGGAGGGTGACAAGGTCATCACGGTGCGTCCGCAGGGCCGCTTCAAGGCGGACAACGGCATTGCGCTCGTGGCGGCCGCAACCGCGGGACTCGGCATCGCGTACCTGCCGGATTGCCTGACTTATGAACATGTGAACTCAGGGGCGCTCGTGCCGATCATGACCCGGTATCCACCACCCCCGGCAGGTGTATACGTGGTCCGTCCGCCAGGCCAGCATCCGGCACGGAAGATACGGATGCTCACAGAGCTGCTGATCGAGTCATTCGGACAGTCTCCGCACTTCGCGGGGCCTGCTCGTATTTGA